DNA from Chitinophaga pendula:
AACATCACTGAAAAGGCGTGCACCCAGTACTATTTTCTCCGGCGTCGCATCCGCTGCCTTATTGGGAGAGTAGACATTTGGATCATAATAAGCCGAAGCAAAAAGATGAGGCGCATCCGGTCTTAATACCCTTCTTTCTGGCGCAATCATAAGGCTGTTCCGTTGCTGTAAGGATAATAGTGCTGCTGACAGCGGGTTGGCATACCGGGCGATAAATGTCAGCCGGTCGAAAGTGAGAAAGGAGGTAGGTTGACACAAATAACGAATAGCCTGGTTACAAGCTATAAGGCTACTGTCGGGTAGTGCCGATGTTGTATACAATTTACATACTGATCGTACTCCCGCTAACGCTGCCGCAGCTTCCGGTAGAGAATGTTGCGCGATAGGCGAATCGTAACCGCTGATACCTAAAGCGATAACGCGATATATTTCCAACCGCATAGCATCAAACACATAAGTATCCTGGAATCCATACTCGTCCTGTTGCTTCGCAACTGAAAAAATATGCTGCCGGAGCCGATCCAGCATAGGTAATACAGTATGGTATGCGTCTGCTCGTACGCTAGGGAATAGTTGTTCCTCTATCACCTGGAAACCTTCCGGTGGCAGCTCTTCCCGGCTATTCTCTCCGTCTGCAAAAGGCAGGGCAGGACCATTGATCTGACGGATAAGATGCGGATAATAGTATTCCAGCAAAAACTCTGTCTTTTTATAGGCCAGCCTGCTGCGCCGGAAAGCATTTTGTATATTTACTACCGGTTGTCGATGACGGATAGCTCCTTGCAAAATACCCAGGGAAGAATCCAGCGCTAGCAACTGTCTTTGAAAATAGGTCTCCGCGGCTTGCGCTGCAGGAGATATATTTTTTACAGGTGGCCGTAGCTGGTAAACGCCGGCAATGACAATAAAAAAACTGACAAGATTGAGGTAGGTTTTCATAATAAAATATTAGTCCCTCCATTGCGTAAAAAGAAGCACTGCAAAAGCAATGCGTTCATCCCAGCGGGCTTTTTTTTGTTAACGAATATAACCGTATTGCGGAAAGAATTCGTTAATTTGAATCAATATTTTAACCCTATTGTAAACCTTAATCCCCATTTATGCAGCCTACAACTACTCCACGTTCTCTGTGGTTTTTACTCATCATATCACTATGTATTTCGTACACGGCAGATGCACAATCCATATTTGCATTTCAATCTAACTGGAAGTACCTGGATAACGGAAGCAACCAAGGTACTGCCTGGCGGACGGCAACTTTTAACGACGCCAGCTGGAAAAGCGGAAACGGGAAGTTAGGATATGGAAATGGAGATGAAACTACTGTACTCAGTTACGGGAGTAGCGCGAGCAATAAATATATCACTACCTATTTCCGCCGTACATTCAATATCAACGGATTGAGTAACTATACCGGTTTTAAGATGGACTACTATCGCGACGATGGTTTGATCATCTATGTAAATGGCACCGAGGTAAAACGTGATAATATTGGCAGCGGCACCGTAACATATACAACCACGGCAAGCGACGCCTCCGATGATGGAATGGGATTGCAAACGGCAACGATCGCCGCCAGCTACTTTGTGGAAGGCGCCAATACAATTGCAGTCGAATTACATCAGACGTCTAAAAGCAGTAGTGATATTGCCTTCGACCTAAGCCTCACCGGTGCGGGAGGAAGTACACCCGCTACAATCACACGTGGTCCCTATTTACAGATGGGTAATCAGCAGTCCGTGATCATCAGGTGGAGAACAGATATAGCAACTGACAGCAAAGTAAAATACGGCGATGCACCCGGCAATCTGAGCCAGTCAGTAACAGATGCCGCGATCACAAAAGAGCATGAAGTACGCATCACAGGACTTCAACCAGATACCCGCTATTATTATAATATTGGTACAGGTAATGCCGTACTGGAAGGTACCGACCGGAATTACTTCCAGACAGCTCCCCCGGTTACCGTAAATCGCAAGATCCGGATCGCAGCATATGGAGATTGTGGTAATAACTCCTCCAATCAGGTAAAGGTCAGGAATGCCTATCTGTCTTTCAGCGGACAACAACATACAGATCTGTGGTTGTTGTTGGGAGACAATGCCTACGACGATGGCACTGATGCTGAGTACCAGTCTAACTTTTTTAATATCTATAAGGATAACCTGTTAAAAAATACCTTGCTTTTTCCAGCCTTGGGGAACCATGACTATGCCAACAGCAGCTCGCGGCAGGACGATCATAACATACCGTATTTAAGTGTATTTTCATTACCCAAAGGAGGAGAGTGCGGTGGACTTGCATCCGGAAAGGAAGAATATTATTCTTTTGACTACGGCGATATCCACTTTATCAGCCTCGATGCTTATGGTAAAGAAAGTGGAAAAAGAATGTCTGATACGACCAGCCCGCAGATCGTATGGTTGAAAAAAGACCTGGCTGCTAATCAACGTAAATGGACTATTGCTTATTGGCACCATCCGCCTTATACCATGGGCAGCCATAATTCTGATACGGAATCTGACCTGGCAGCTATCCGTAGTAATATGATCCGTATCCTGGAACGTTATGGCGTAGATCTCATCCTCAACGGGCATAGCCACGATTACGAACGCTCTTATCTGTTAAAAGGGCATTTCGGTATGGAAAATACTTTCTCCTTTAGTAATCACGCAGTGAGTAACTCCAGTGCTAAATACGATGGCAGTAGCAATTCATGTCCTTATCTGAGCACGGCCGCAAAGGTGAATCATGGAACCGTATACGTAGTGGCAGGATCTGCCGGTCAGGTGGGTGGCACATCAGGCTCGTTCCCACATGCAGCTATGTTTTACTCCAATGCAACAGTAGGAGGCTCCTTATCTCTCGAAATAGAGGGTAACCGATTGGATGCAAAGTTTGTAGCTGCTGATAATACAATAAAAGATCAATTTACGATATTGAAGGATGTGAATAAACGGACAGTGTTGACGGCTACCAGCGGTCAACCGATCACGTTGGCCGCATCGTGGATAGGTAATTACACCTGGAGCACTGGTGCTAATAGCCGTAGTATCACCGTAACACCATCAACCGGAAACGCACAATATCTGGTGACGGACCAAAACGGAACCGCTGCTAAATGTATAACAGATACCTTTATCGTAAATGCCACCAACAATATAAATGCGAGAGTAGCTGTAAGTGAAGAAACAGGTGGTAAATCTCCGGCAGGATTTGAATTAAAAATCTACCCCAATCCAAGTACGAATAATACAGTACAGGTACTGATTGAGCGACATTATTCTCAACAGCTTCGATTGCGGGTAAGTAGCACCGCTGGTCAGGTGATCCGGACACAGGTGATACCAGCAGCACACAAAAATTATACGGAGAGTTTGCCATTACCCGCCGGTATCTATATCGTAGAAGTAGCCAATGAAAAGGGAGAGCGGAAAACCGAAAAAGTAATGGTTCGCTAAACAGATAAATAACATACTATAACAACCGGCAAGGGTTGTCGCACCATATCAGGCGGCAACCCTTGTTTATTAAAGGCATATCAGTTGCTCTAACGGTGCACCTTTTGAACGATATCTCGCAACCCTATGATAAAACCTTCATAGTATTTTCCTTGCTTGAAAGCCGGAATAAAGCTCCCATCGATTACATGTTGCGCTGCCTCATCAGGAAAACGATACACGATACCGCGGCCAACGCTGATGCGTATCTTTCTCAAATCTTTACTAAACCCTATCCCAATACCCTCTTCTGTGCCACTTGCCATCGCCCATTTTTCGCGAATGCCATTCACCGTATCGTCAAATCGTTCTTTTGTTGTCATGCTGCTATCTAACGTGAAAACGATCATCTTCACAGTATCGTGCTGGTCATAGTAATGGAGTAAACTATCCAGCGTTCGCTGTTCTGCCTGGTTAAATACATGGGCACGGTCTGACAGATATAGCAATTGTTTCGGTATAGTATCCGGAACATCTACCGTAACAAAAGTGCTGTTTGCGTCAGAAAGGTAGTTAACATCCTGAAAAGATAACACAAAGAATGTGAGGCTGCAGATCAATTTAATCATGTTACTAATTTAAGAAATACTTAACAGCAGTCCCGCTATTTTTGAATGCAAGCCAATATCCCTTTTATGCGCATTATATGCTATACCTGCTTATGCTTACTATATTGTTTTTTTATTCCTGCGTCTTTATGTGGACAAAAAATGACAGTGCTGGAAGGGCAGATAGTGGCTATGGAAGACGGAGGCCCCATCCCCGGGGCGATTATAAGCGTGCACAATGGCGGTATTCATAGCATGAGTAATCAGGAGGGAAGATTTATTTTAAAGATCCCTGCTATGAATACAAACGATAGTATATATGTGCGAATGCTCGGATACCAACCACAATGTTTTACGCCGGCTATATTGTATCAACAAGGCAACAGGATATTGTTACAACAGCAGCCACTACAATTAAAAGGGATATCCATATCAGCAATCAATCCTTTGTCGTTAATTCAAAAGGCGATACAACGGATTCCGGAAAACTACTATGGTCGTCCTCATGTAATGAAAGGATTCTACCGGTTATCAGCCCGCAAAGCTTGGGACTATATCCATATTTCAGAAGCCGCGTTCGATCTGTACTGTCCGGATCTTAGTGGACGTCACAGGCTATTTCGGCTCACGCGGGCGAGGATGGAAAAAGACTTGTCTCCTTTCCACGGGGTAAGTAATATCGTATTTGGCGTTAAACCCGAAAATGTGTTTGAATATGATGTGACAGCCAATATTAATGAGTCAGATGTGCTGAGTAAACAAGGGCTGAAAGACCACCGGTTTTCATTAAACGGATTGGTAGTATACAATGGCCGGCAGGCATATGAACTGATATTTGATCAACGGGAAGGGCTACGTAAATCCAGATACCAGGGCAAAATATATCTGGACAAGGAAACACTGGCCATTCTTTCATTACAGTATTGGTTAAGTCCCAGCGGCATTCATTATTGGGAGGTTAAAAGCCTTTCCCAAAGAGCATTAATGAAACTATTGGATATGTATGAAACTGTACTACAAGACACAGTACAGATACATTACAGGCAGTATGGTGAAAAATATTTTTTAAGCCATGTATCTAATCGCTCATTAATACGTTTGCATAGTGGAAGAGTACATTTTGATTTTAATTGTCCGGTAGATATGCAATATATAACTACACAAATTGATACGGTGGCGGTTAAACCTTTTGCTGATAAAGAACTGTTGGGCCACAATCGATACATAGAACACCAGGGAGAAGAAAATAGTGGGATGTTTTGGAAAGATCTGAATCTGATGCCGGCAGATTACGACGTGGATTCAGTTGCTGCTGCCATACATAGCCGGAATGATATTTCCCAATACAGGCGTATGCTGGAGAATATTATACGAAAGCAATCGAAACAGCCGGTATCTCGAATAGATACTATCCTGTCATTTTACCATCGTAAGGGATTGTTTGATGGGGCCGCTCTTATTCAACATAAAGGACAAACAATTTATCAACACGCTTTCGGATGGGCCGACCGCAGCAGGCAATCCGCCAATAAGTTAAATACAAAGTTCAGAATAGGCTCTATTACCAAACAATTTACAGCTATGCTCATCCTCCAGCTACAACAGGAAGGTCGCTTACAATTGGAGGATAGTGTGGGTAAATATCTCCCGGACTATATACATAAAAATATAACCATCGCACAATTGTTAACTCATCAATCAGGTATCCCTAATTGTACGTTAAATACAGATTACCTTTCTCAGCTACTCTTACATCCATTTAGCAATTCGGAACTGGTCACCCGCTTTTGTAGCGATAGCCTTGAGTTTACCAGTGGCCAGCATTTTCGTTACAGCAATGCCGGTTACATGGTGTTGTCGGAGATAATTGAACGCGTTACCGGGAAAAAATATGCGGATGTGCTGACGGAAAAAATATTCGGACCTTTGAATATGCTTTATTCTCATGCCGGTGTTGTAGATGCTGAAGATACTTTGATGGCTACCGGATATGAAGGATCAGTGCCTGAAACCAAATATCCGCTGCTTAATATGGCAGGAGCAGGTGCAATCATATCCAATGCAACAGATCTATTAATATGGGAGCAGGCGCTGCATAGCGATAAGCTATTACCACTTAGAGAAATAAACCAGATGTTCCAACCTCATGCGCATTACAAAGACTGGAATGCAGATTACGGTTACGGATGGATGATAGATAAAGGTATGTTTAAAGTGTCAGATAAACATGTAATACAATATCATCCGGGTACAGATATGGGATGCTATAGTATGATATTGAGGCAGCCGGATGAAGGCATTGTAATCATTTTATTGAGCAATAGTGGCGATTTTCCGCGGTTTGACATGGCCGATCTGATACTACAGCAACTAAACAGCAAATAAGAGATGAACGGATAAGTTCGCTGAAATGATACTAATTAGTATAGGCCAACTAGTTATATTTGTCAAATAAATTTATAACAGTTGTACTGCAAAATATTTTCCGCCGATTTAGATTTCTTAGTATATTAGATTATTATTTTATTATTATGTTTTGTGTGGCTATATAATGTCGGCGCACAGGAATAACCCAGGTGAAGGACCAGTGAAGTATTATTAAACTATGCTAACATCGAAGTCTTGTGACTTGAAATAGCGAAGCTATATCTAATCAAATCTACCCAAACCCCGGATACTACCTGAAAAACTTGTTTTGCGTTTGTTTACTCTGCGTGCACATTATCATCTTGTTGCTGGATGAATAGAAGTGTTTCATAACTGTAAATCCCATCATCTTGTATCAGGCCCAGCCGGGATCTGCTAACTACCTCTTTTTTAAGACTTATTGCTTAACTGATAACTGATTTTAAGTAATTAGTTGATATTTTAATTTATTAAACCTATGCATGTGTCTTCAGATTTTACCCGAAGCAACGCGGATGCCATTGCGTTATTTTTTGACTACCAGGAGCGAATAGTCAATTTAATTGCTTCCCAACCCCTCACGCCACATACTGCAGATTTACTTCGCGCTATTTTAGATACCGGTGAAAGAGTATTTACACTATATCTAAAGGCCAATGAATTATTAAGGGAACAATTGCTACAACAAACTGATAAAAGTACAGGTGTCCTTATTTCAGCTACAACTGGAGAAATTTCCTCACATAACAAATCGGAATCCAGTACCCCTCCAGTTTTTCCAGTTATACAATCCTGGTTACAGTCGCGTATTGCAGCGTTGCTAGGTATAGATGCAGAACTGATTACTACAGATGCAGATTGGGAGAGCGATCTGGGCCTGGACTCAATACGTTTGGCTACTATATGGCGACAACTGTGTGAAAACTTTCCTCAGTATCAGCTACGACATGATGCAATTTATAATAACCGTACCATCGCACAATTAGTGGCGTACCTGGAAGAAATACCAGCAACCACTGAGAACGGAAAAGAAGCGCCGGATGCTGGTATAACCGTAGCCAGCGGGATAACAACAGATGCCGAAAAATGGCTGATCAATACACTGTCAGTGATGACAGGTGTACCCGCAACGATCATTACGGCCGATACCTTACTGGAGTCGGAACTCGGTATGGACTCTCTGCGGTTAGTAGAGCTACAGCTGCAATTTGAACGGCAATTTCCGGCTATAAAGAAAGGAAAGGAACGGATATTTCATTTCAGCACAGTAAAAGAATTGGTGGAGCAGCTACCAGCGATACCTATTCCGGCGATACCGGAAAAAATGATGAAGATAGATGATGGTATACCTAAGCTGTCGCAGCATAGTAGCAATGGTATTGTAAAGGAAGAACCGGTAATACGTTCACTCTTACACGCGGGCATCCAGCAGATCAATGTTGCCGGAGGATTACCCGCAGAGGAGATATTATTGGTCGGAGATAAGTCCCGTACACAAATGTGGGGACAATATCTACGGCAAGTCACCCGTGTAAAGATGCTGGTAACTGGCAGGAAAAAATGGAAATATAACAGCAAAGAATACACTATGGATAATGAAGGAAGTGCACTCTCTTTATTATCTGATTTGGAGCCTGGCCGGTCCCCGCTCATTATTTTCCTGGCTAACACATCCGCTGGAAAGAAGACAAAAATGCATAGCTCCGGTATTACCTTACTAAAATTTGCCCAGCTGTTGGACAAAGGATCATTGCCGGAACAAAGCGAATTGAACATCAGTATCGTGATAGAAGGGAATGAACGCCTTTCACAGATAGCTGCGAGGGGTGTTGCCAAAACACTGTCGAAAGAATGGATACATAGCTCCGTTCGCACAGTAGACATGCAGTCCGCTATTACACATTGGTCTCCGGCGGAGCTACTACAGCTGCTGCAATACGCCCCGGTATCCCATGATCTGGTATTACACAACGCCGGTCTATACAAGACACTGAATAAAGCGGTGACAACTGATGAGGCAGTCAGCCGGCAGGAGCTGCTAAGCAGGACAATAGGGCCCGGTCAGGTGATCTTATTACTGGGAGGCGCGTGCGGAATAACGGCTGCTTTGACAAGAGCACTATCTGTCACCTACCCCTGCCATTTTGTATGTGTCGGAAGAACAGCCTTACCCTCAGAAGATCCCCTCCCGGGAGAAGATGCAGCTGCATTAACGATACAAGAGCTGCTACAACGGATGGGCACCAGCGAAACAGATATCTCTCATCTGCAAAAACGCCTGAAACTGTTACGCAGACAACAGGCCATTTTTAGAACTCGTCAGGCCGTAATTGCCAACGGAGCGAAATTTCACTATCTGCAGGCAGATACTTCTTCACAGGCAGATATGAAGAAAATACTGACATACTGCAAGCGATTAGGACCTTTGGCTGGTGTCGTACATGGTACAGGTTTTTTCCAAGATGCCAGGATACCCCACAAAACCACTGCCGATTTCAAAACTGTGTTTAATGCGAAGGTGTCGACGGCCAGGCACCTGTATAAACAGCTACAGACATTTCCAGATTTACAGTTTGTATGTTTCATGAGCAGCATTGCAGCAGTATATGGCAACGCCGGACAAGCTGATTATGTCGCTGCTAATGATTGGCTGAATGAACTGGCTTCGCAATGGAATAAAGAAGTAACCTATCCGGTAAAATCCCTATTATGGGGAATATGGTCGGAAACAGGCTTTGCCAGGGACAAACAGGGTGGACTTCGAATGTTGACAGAACACGGGGTCCAGGGGATCAGCAATCAGGCAGGTGCGGCCGCGTTCTTACGCGAACTGTATAGTGGTACAAAAGAGGCTGCCAATATCTTGTTGACTACTCCTTCCTGTCAGGAATTCCTGGCTGCCGCTCCGGCTGCTGCCTTGTGCAGCAATTGACCTCTCTGGCAGCACATCCTTTACACATTCACACTCCGATATCAATGTTTACAGATCCTATAGTTATTACAGCCATGGAAGGTATATTTCCTGGTGCTGCTGATATAGCTGCCTTTTGGGAACTTATCCTGCAGGCCAAACAATTGGAACCTGCCTCACTTCGTGCAATGTGGGAAAAAGACCCCGCACTTTATCTGCCAGATCATGGACAGGATAGTAAAGATGTCTTCCTTGATAGCGCATTTCTGGTAGATGAACATCCGCTATTTGCATATAATGATCCCAATCGGCAGGAGAAAGCGGGGCGTTATATTTGTGAACTGCTGCAACACCAGATACCGGTAGCGGCAAGGGCACAAACAGGTTTGGTGTTAGGTGCGCAATGGCCACCTAATAGCTATCTGGAACAGGATAGTAGTGATCACTTACAACAATACGGAGTAACATCAGTATATAGGCGATCTCCTGTCTATAGTATTGATGAACAGGCAGCTTTTATCGGTGCCGGATTGGGAGGTCCTCATATATCCGTTGATGTGGCGTGCGCCTCTTCCCTGTATGCCATTGCCCAGGCAATGGCCATGCTGCAGAGTGGACAGGTGACCCATGCCGTGGTGATAGGACTGAATATGTCTATATCGTTGCCTGTTTTCTCCATATTTTCTCATCTAGGTGCATTGGACAAAAGAGGACACGTCCGCAGTTATATGCAGGACGCAGGTGGTACATTCCTGGGAGAATCAGTAGCAGGCATTGTCATGGAGCGTGAGCAGACAGCTGTAGCCCGTAAAGCGAATATACTGGGGAGGATCTGCGGACTAGGACTTTCATCTGATGGCGCAGAACGTTCTGTATTTACGCCAGGGCCTAAAGGTCAACAGTTGATGTTTGAACGGGCCTATCAGCATATTGATGGGGCCCCCGACTATCTGGAGGGCCATGGTACCGGTACACTTGCTGGTGATAAAGCTGAATTGGAAGCTATGCGCCATTTCTTCGGCCCACGATTGCCAGCCGGAAAACAAATACGACTGGGCAGTATTAAAAGCCTGGTTGGCCATACGCTGGCAGCAGCAGGTATGGTAGCTGTTATTAAAGCATTACTTATCATCCAGCACCGGCAATTACCTCCGCACCTGGCGGGTACACTTCATCCATTGCTAAATGAAGGTTGTCTGTCATTGAGGGAAGAAAGTACAGCAATAGCAGGATCTCAACCGGCAGTACGGGTCGGTATCTCGGCGATGGGTATCGGAGGAGGGAATGCACATCTGGTATTGGAGACGGCCGTCTCTTCACCTGCCGGAAGTCACTCATTGCCTGATCGCTTCACTTTTGCATTACAGGATATGGCATGGCAATACGGAAATGTTGGCGATCACCAAATGCCTGCCATACCGGATCGACGTCAGCAGTTCCCGGATACGCTCGATATTGCAACAAAAGGATTACGTTCCGGACCCAATTTTTTGAAGAACATCTCCGCCTTTCAATTGCTGGCTTTAGATAAAGCACATCAGCTGTTTGATAGGCATCCGGTATTGGCAAATGCTGACAACACGGCTATGCTTATACATACCAACGATGGTAACCATAAATTTCTGCAGCTAAACCAACGTGCATCGCTGTTGTACGATCAGCATCAGATAATGCCCATAGCAGACAGACAAAAACTGGCTACAGAAACGTTGCCGCCAATTGATAATGATGTCATTGTATCCGCATTGCCTTCTATGTGTGCAGGTTATCCAGCCTGGCATATGAATACACGTGGCGGTTATATGACAAGTTCCGGTGCCATGAAAACGTTTTATTCCAGTTTGCTGAATGGCCTTTTATTATCCCGCTACCAAAAGGGCCAACTGCTGGCCGGAGCCGGCGTGTACGATGATCATCGCTATGCAGACGAATATGTTTGCTGGTTTTTGTTTGACACAAATGACAGATTATATTCCGCATCGACTATATTGCTGCACTATTTTCCGCATCAATCACCTGATATAGCCGTCCGGAAAATGAACTGGCCCGCCCACCAGGTATCTATATCTTCTGATGCATTGCCTACCGACTTGCTACACTTTGCCTATGGTGATGACCAGTACCTGGCCATCCCTCTGGCCGATGGTACCTTGTTACTTGAACAGCAGCATGCAATGAAACCGCTTTCCATATCTAAACCCCAGCGTCCTATGTCCATCCATTTTAATCAGAGAAAGCCGGTCTCTGTTAACTCGCTTCCGGCTCGCCATTCCCTCTTGCAGGAGATATTGCTTGCAGAAAAGATGGTGACAGCACAGTTTAAACGCCTGCAACAAAAGGTACAGTCATTGTTAATCCGACCTGCAAGCGACAATACAGCGACAAATGCAGACCCGGTAATCAGTAG
Protein-coding regions in this window:
- a CDS encoding polyketide synthase family protein, with translation MFTDPIVITAMEGIFPGAADIAAFWELILQAKQLEPASLRAMWEKDPALYLPDHGQDSKDVFLDSAFLVDEHPLFAYNDPNRQEKAGRYICELLQHQIPVAARAQTGLVLGAQWPPNSYLEQDSSDHLQQYGVTSVYRRSPVYSIDEQAAFIGAGLGGPHISVDVACASSLYAIAQAMAMLQSGQVTHAVVIGLNMSISLPVFSIFSHLGALDKRGHVRSYMQDAGGTFLGESVAGIVMEREQTAVARKANILGRICGLGLSSDGAERSVFTPGPKGQQLMFERAYQHIDGAPDYLEGHGTGTLAGDKAELEAMRHFFGPRLPAGKQIRLGSIKSLVGHTLAAAGMVAVIKALLIIQHRQLPPHLAGTLHPLLNEGCLSLREESTAIAGSQPAVRVGISAMGIGGGNAHLVLETAVSSPAGSHSLPDRFTFALQDMAWQYGNVGDHQMPAIPDRRQQFPDTLDIATKGLRSGPNFLKNISAFQLLALDKAHQLFDRHPVLANADNTAMLIHTNDGNHKFLQLNQRASLLYDQHQIMPIADRQKLATETLPPIDNDVIVSALPSMCAGYPAWHMNTRGGYMTSSGAMKTFYSSLLNGLLLSRYQKGQLLAGAGVYDDHRYADEYVCWFLFDTNDRLYSASTILLHYFPHQSPDIAVRKMNWPAHQVSISSDALPTDLLHFAYGDDQYLAIPLADGTLLLEQQHAMKPLSISKPQRPMSIHFNQRKPVSVNSLPARHSLLQEILLAEKMVTAQFKRLQQKVQSLLIRPASDNTATNADPVISSVSLKEQRATAILQVNEEHPYFFDHPLDHVPGILLLEGTSQLIDQQLQQYPPDTGAVGSHYINRLDMRFTRLCHCNRPAEIVIRPQAGRAYEGRIWQDEKVVATINMECSAAADTPLQSAIQPVYNTPPAHWLHKHREENILVSELIPLPGNSWSCYVKPPAATHFFNDGHPRWYSPCFVLEVCRQFFMLLSHQQYDIPVTQPMYLLDINFQLEQPLYREQVIELRHTLVTDRNAGNISHLQADIYVNDQRIGQFSTHSLILEKQSAIL